Within the SAR202 cluster bacterium genome, the region CTCTCCCTTGACGGGAGAGGTCGTCCCGATGCCCCATCGGGACGGGTGAGGGTGACGGCTGCCGGCCTCACCAACCACCTACGGCACCCCCTCAAAACAGCCCGAGCTGCTTCGGCTTCTTCTCCGCCGCCGGGCCTGCAGCGGGCGCATCCGCCTTTTGCGGCACCGCCTGTGGCTGAGGCTGCAGCGCCAGCTGCGTCGGCTTCGTCGCGGGCGGCGTCGGCGCCTGCGGCCGGGCGTCCAGCAGATCCTTCAGCTTCTTGAAGTCCGCCTCCAGCGCCGGCAACAGGCCGGGGTTGTGGAGCGTCGCCGCCGGGTGGTACATGGGGTAGACAATCATGTCTTTGTACTTCCTGGCCTTCCCTCTCGACTTGCTTATCAGCTCGCCCGGGAAGAACTTGCCGAACGAGTGGCGGCCCAGGCACACGATCACCTTCGGCCGTAT harbors:
- a CDS encoding uracil-DNA glycosylase; protein product: MPDFDTLLQDIAACTRCDLHKTRTMSVPGEGSRTAQIMIIGEAPGFNEDKQGRPFVGQAGNVLNRMLASIGLKREDVYITNMVKSRPPENRDPLPAEIEACRPFLDRQIELIRPKVIVCLGRHSFGKFFPGELISKSRGKARKYKDMIVYPMYHPAATLHNPGLLPALEADFKKLKDLLDARPQAPTPPATKPTQLALQPQPQAVPQKADAPAAGPAAEKKPKQLGLF